TCTCGCTCGGTTTGCAAACCCATTAGTGACCCAGCCACCTGCTGCCGCGCCGGATCTAAACTACTGTTTTGCCGGATTTCCGAACCGCTCATCAGAGGCGCTGCCGCCCCATTTCCGCCGATCACCTCAGCCGAGCGCTGCCGCAATAACTCCTCATAAGCTTGTTGCTTGCGGCGTAACTCCACCATTCTGGGGTGATCGTCGCGCAAATCTCGCTTCAAAATTTCCATTTCCGATTCAGTGGCGTGCATTTGCACGTGTAGGTTCGCCAGAATCGGATCAGCACTCAGCGCTTGAGAAACATAAGCCTGATCCGGCGTCAATCCCAGCCGGCTCGACAAGCTGCGAATTTGCGCCTCAGTTCCCTCTATTGCCAGTCGCAGTTGCCGTTGCTGTTCTTGAGAAGTCGCAATCGCACTCGGCAACGCCCCAATCCGGGCCACCGATAGCGCCGCCCCTTCAATGCGATCAAACTGTTCGAGTTCTTGTTCAGCCGCCTTCAGCGCCTCTGTTACCGGCACTAAACGTTTTTGAATTTCTTGAACGGTGACATCCACGCGGGTTGAGTTGACCTTGTTGCTATAGTCAACCATTGCCTTCATCAGCGCAGCCACCGTTGCTTTCGCTTTATCTTGATCGGGCGAGGTGTACTGAATTTGAATAAACGGCGGTGCCCCTTCCTTAGGCAGCCAAACTTTGGCGTTTTTTTGAATATTATTGGGAGATTCCTTCATCTGAGCTGACACTGATTGGATCACATCAGGAGATAACAGAAACCCCTCCGTAATGGTTGAGCCTTGCTCTTGAATTTGAGGCGTTGTTTTCGCAAAAGTCACCAGAGGCCGGTTAGACGTGAGCACTCCATCAGCGAGATAGATAGGAGCCGGATCGGGCTGGATCGCCACGACCCCTGAAGCGCCGCACACCGCCACAAAAGCAGCCACTCCAAACCATTTGTATTTGCCTACGGCGATGAGATAACGCTTAACAATTGGGGGGGTCATAGCAGCCGGCTCCGGAAGATTTTAGATCTTAAATTTTGGGTTTTAAATCGCTGATTTATTCAAAAGTCAACCCTTAATTAAATTATGACGCGAATGAGTATTTAACTTATCCAAGTTCTCCCTTGCATTCCCATTTTTTTATCCGTCTCCCCTTGTCCCACTTTTCTACTCCGGACTCATCTCCGGCTTCCTGGAGGGGCAAATATATTTCCAGCGCTATTTTGTAAAGAATCAAAAAATAGGAGAAAACCGAGAATATCGCGGAAAGGCTGAGTAAACGTATTGAGGGCGTAGGTAATTCGAGAAACAAAATTCCGACCAATAACAATTACATCGTTATCTTGCAGGAGAGGATTTTGAGCCGGCTCGCCTCGAAGTGCCTGTTTACCGTCAATTTCTAGGGTGACTGCTCTGCCTTGTTCTGGATCAAACCGAATCAGGGCAATTTTTCGCAGGTTGGCGGTGTCTAGAGGAACGTTGTTCAAGGCATCGACAAACGTACTACCACTGGGAAGCGTCACTGTACCCGCCGCACCACTAGCGTAACTTAAAACTCGAACGATGATGTTGGGTTTGGCCAGAGTAGATCGGCTGACGAGCTGCCGGTCATAGGCCCGATCTTGGCCCGGTTCCAGTCTGGGGACGATCACTGCATCGCCGGTTGCCAAGCGTAAATCGGGTAAAGCGGCTGAAGTTTGCAGGGGGGTAAAAAGGTCGAGGGTTTCCTCGCTGAAGCGCCCATCAGCGAGTGCCCGACGCACCCGCACCGCCCGCAAATCTGCATTTTGGGTAATGCCACCGGCAGTGAGTAAAGCGTCTGAAACCCGCGTTGCGCCGCCCTGTAGCGGGTAAAAACCGGGCTTTGCGATTTCGCCGGTGATGGTGACTTGAACGGGTGCCTGGGATGCTAACGTCGAATTAGCGACTAACTCGCTGACCTCATCGCTATCTGAGCTAATAGGCCGTTTTGGCACAATAATCGCATCGCCTTCTGCTAGAGGAAATGTCGGCAGAACGCCTCCTTGCAAAGCGCTGAGCAGGTCAAGATTTTGCTCAATCACAGACCCATTTCCTAGGGCACGGCGCACCCGCACCTGTGCCAAATCTGAGGCTGCTGTGGCCCCACCGGCAGCCAGCAACGCGTCATACACGCGCGAAAATCCGGGCTGTAGGGCATACAAACCCGGTCTGCCTACTTCTCCCGTGACGCTAACGGCAACGGGTGTTTTTGCCGCCAAATTTGAGTTAGCGAGCGCCGCAGTGTCGTAACCCTGAGCTTGAGGAATTGTCTGTTTTGGCACGACGATTGCATCACCGTCTTCTATCCGAATACTGGGGGGTGTGCTGCCGGTTTGCAAAGGCGTGAGCAAATCAATATTTTGCTCAACGACGGAACCGTTGGGTAAGGTGCGGCGCACGCGCACAAAGCGCAAATCTGCGGCGGAGGTGGTGCCCCCGGCTAGGAGAATTGCCGAAGACACTCTTGGTAAAATATTGGGTGGAATGACATAAAAACCCGGTTGGGCAACTTCACCAACGACTGTTATATCCACCGGGCGCGGCACCACTAATGCCAGGGAAATCACTGGATCGACCACATACTGATTGAGCCGCCCGCGAATTTCTGCCTGCGCTTCTGCTAAGGTTAACCCGTCTAAAAATATACTTCCGATCAGGGGCATGACGATGTTCCCTTCCGGGTTAATTGCGCCCCCAAAATTCAGGTCGGGAAAGCGCTGCACTTGAATTTGAATTTGATCCCCCGGCCCTAAGCGATAGTTTGTATAGTCTTCTGCTCGACCGGCATCAAAGGTTGATCCTGGTAAAGGCGCGTTCTGAATCGGTTGAAGTGGCGGCTGCCTGGGAATTTCGAGGGGGGGTGGCGCTGGTTGGGGGTAGCTGGGAATCGGTGTTGGGGAAGCCGGAATCGTTGGCCCGATTTGAGCCTGGATACTGGCGGGGTAAGCTTGGGATGGGGCGCTCCAAACAAGGCCGGTAAATAATAGGGTGGTGGTGCCGGCATAGAGTCCGGCAAGGGAAAAAGCGGTTAACTGCTGAGTGGAAACAGTGGGCGATTTAAACATACACAGATGAAGACAATTAAAAGGTTATTTTTAACTTTAAATTTTTAATAATTTATTTTAAATTTTGAGTGTATTTTGTACCTAGCTCGTGTTAGATTTGCTTAACTTTTAGACAACAGGGAGCATAAATTTACTTCACAAAACCCAAAATTGTGAAGGTATTCAAGGCGCTAGATTCAGGCATTTTACGATTTATTTTGCCCATTTTTTTATAAATTCTCTAAAGGGCCGGCCATTAAGGCAGCTTGAACCGTTTTGCCCAAGGATTCAGCCAACTGTCGGGATCGATCAATGTTGCCGAACGGTTCGATAGTAATTTGAATGCTCACCGCCACCCAAGGAACGCGCCGGTTCGATAATTGCGCCCTGCGATCTGCCCAGAACCACTGACTCGGTGCCGGATGGCCACCGTTAGGCCAAGCGTACCATTGCAAGACGGCATAAGTCTGCCGCTCGTT
This genomic window from Microcoleus sp. FACHB-672 contains:
- a CDS encoding polysaccharide biosynthesis/export family protein, which produces MFKSPTVSTQQLTAFSLAGLYAGTTTLLFTGLVWSAPSQAYPASIQAQIGPTIPASPTPIPSYPQPAPPPLEIPRQPPLQPIQNAPLPGSTFDAGRAEDYTNYRLGPGDQIQIQVQRFPDLNFGGAINPEGNIVMPLIGSIFLDGLTLAEAQAEIRGRLNQYVVDPVISLALVVPRPVDITVVGEVAQPGFYVIPPNILPRVSSAILLAGGTTSAADLRFVRVRRTLPNGSVVEQNIDLLTPLQTGSTPPSIRIEDGDAIVVPKQTIPQAQGYDTAALANSNLAAKTPVAVSVTGEVGRPGLYALQPGFSRVYDALLAAGGATAASDLAQVRVRRALGNGSVIEQNLDLLSALQGGVLPTFPLAEGDAIIVPKRPISSDSDEVSELVANSTLASQAPVQVTITGEIAKPGFYPLQGGATRVSDALLTAGGITQNADLRAVRVRRALADGRFSEETLDLFTPLQTSAALPDLRLATGDAVIVPRLEPGQDRAYDRQLVSRSTLAKPNIIVRVLSYASGAAGTVTLPSGSTFVDALNNVPLDTANLRKIALIRFDPEQGRAVTLEIDGKQALRGEPAQNPLLQDNDVIVIGRNFVSRITYALNTFTQPFRDILGFLLFFDSLQNSAGNIFAPPGSRR